One stretch of Nocardia fluminea DNA includes these proteins:
- a CDS encoding TIGR01777 family oxidoreductase, with translation MKVVIAGSSGLIGTALVAALRRDGHQVSRLVRRTPAAPDEFAWYPARAQLDERALRGADAVVNLCGAGIADRRWSGGYKQLLRDSRITPTDVLATAVAAAGVATLVNASGSHYYGGETGDAIIDETSPAGTDFLATLCRDWEAATEPATEAGARTVLLRSAVVLARNGGMLGKLHPLYWAGLGGRLGSGRQYLPWISLDDEVGAIVFALTHPEISGPVNITGPAPVTNAEFTRALGRALHRPTPFIVPGFALQALVGELADSILHGPRAIPSVLEEAGYTYQHPTIGAALAAAVGKG, from the coding sequence ATGAAGGTGGTCATCGCCGGTTCGTCCGGCCTGATCGGGACGGCGCTCGTCGCGGCACTCCGCCGCGACGGGCACCAGGTCTCCCGTCTGGTGCGCCGGACTCCCGCCGCACCGGACGAATTCGCGTGGTATCCCGCGCGCGCCCAGCTCGACGAGCGGGCGTTGCGCGGGGCCGACGCGGTGGTGAACCTGTGCGGGGCAGGCATCGCCGACCGGCGCTGGAGCGGCGGTTACAAGCAGCTACTGCGTGACAGCCGCATCACCCCCACCGACGTCCTCGCCACCGCCGTGGCCGCCGCCGGCGTGGCGACGCTGGTCAATGCCAGCGGCTCGCACTACTACGGCGGCGAGACCGGTGACGCGATCATCGACGAGACATCGCCCGCCGGAACGGATTTCCTGGCCACCCTGTGCCGGGACTGGGAAGCCGCCACCGAACCGGCCACCGAAGCGGGCGCGCGCACCGTGCTGCTGCGCAGTGCCGTGGTGCTGGCCCGCAACGGCGGCATGCTCGGCAAGCTGCACCCGCTGTACTGGGCGGGCCTGGGCGGGCGCCTCGGCAGTGGCCGCCAGTACTTGCCGTGGATCTCCCTCGACGACGAGGTCGGCGCCATTGTCTTCGCGCTCACCCACCCCGAGATCTCGGGTCCGGTCAACATCACCGGCCCCGCCCCCGTCACCAACGCGGAGTTCACCCGCGCCCTCGGCCGCGCACTGCACCGGCCGACCCCGTTCATCGTCCCCGGTTTCGCCTTGCAAGCCCTGGTCGGCGAGCTGGCCGACTCGATTCTGCACGGCCCACGCGCCATCCCCTCGGTGCTGGAGGAGGCCGGCTACACCTATCAGCACCCGACCATCGGCGCCGCGCTGGCCGCCGCCGTCGGCAAGGGGTGA
- a CDS encoding GNAT family N-acetyltransferase codes for MLIRDADKADLPAVLAIHNTNIAESTAIWDTDEVDLDDRLAWFATRTDAAMPILIAEIDGEVAGYASYGQWRPKSGYRFTVENSVYVDKHFQRRGVATTLLTELIARAIDSGRVHAMIAAIESTNSASIVLHERFGFHTVGELPEVGHKFGRWMDLTLMQRNFPIEP; via the coding sequence GTGCTGATCCGCGACGCCGACAAGGCCGACCTGCCCGCGGTCCTTGCCATCCACAACACCAACATCGCCGAGTCGACCGCGATCTGGGACACCGACGAAGTCGACCTCGACGACCGCCTCGCCTGGTTCGCCACTCGCACCGACGCCGCCATGCCGATCCTGATCGCGGAGATCGACGGCGAGGTCGCCGGCTACGCCTCCTACGGCCAGTGGCGCCCCAAATCCGGCTACCGCTTCACCGTCGAGAACTCGGTCTACGTCGACAAGCACTTCCAGCGTCGCGGTGTGGCCACCACCCTGCTCACCGAATTGATCGCGCGCGCAATCGATTCCGGCCGGGTACACGCCATGATCGCCGCCATCGAATCCACCAACAGCGCGTCGATAGTCCTGCACGAGCGCTTCGGCTTCCACACCGTGGGTGAACTGCCCGAGGTCGGCCACAAATTCGGCCGGTGGATGGACCTGACGCTCATGCAGCGCAACTTCCCGATCGAACCCTGA